The Haloferax sp. Atlit-12N genome segment AACCTAGGTTATCTGAAAAGTCTAAACTACTCAGATGGCCCAAGTAATGTCCAATAGCCACCTCAGTTCTCCAGCGCGGGGAGTCTGAGTTCGACCGTTGACCCGCCCTCAGCGCGGTCCGAGATAGACACCTCGCCGTCGAACTGCGTGACGAACCAGTGGACGGTCCACAGCCCCATTCCGCTCCCATGCGTTAGGGGTGTCTCTTTCCCGCGTTTCAGAATCTCCCGTTCGGTCTGTGGGATACCGGGACCGTTGTCCTCGACCGCGATTGCGACTCGCTCTCCTGAGAGGCGTCGCGACCAGACCGCGACGACGGGGCGGTCCTCGTCGTTGTGGACGATGGCGTTCTGTACGAGTTCGTCGAGCGCGAGGTACAGCGAGTGCGTGCTCGCGAGCACGGTCTGTTCGCTCTGCCCGATTCGAATCTCCGCCTCGGGATGCTTCCGCTCGTACGTCTGTTTGAGGTCAGCGAAAACGTCGCCGACGCCGACCGGGTGTCTGTCGGTGCTCCCCTCCACGGCGTTCTCGAACTGCCGGGCTTTCTCGCCGGTCGACACGAGGCTGTCGGCGTTCTCGATGATTCGGTCCGTCTTCGAGACCATCACTTCCGCCGAGAATTGACTCGCTGCGGCGACCAGCGTGTCGAGCGTCCGCAGTTCCGTATCGATGCCCCTGGTCGTCTCGCTCAGTTTCGCCAGCGTCTCGTGCAACCGGTCGTAGTCGCCTTCGTCTATCGACGGAGTGCCGAGCGCTTCGAGGTCTCGTTTCAACTCGCTCGCGTACCCGCTGACGACGTTGAGGTTGTTCCGAAGGTTGTGACGAAGCACTCGGTTCAACACCATGAGTCGCTCTTCGCGTTCTTTCCTGTCCGAGATGTCGCGCACCGCGCCGCGGACGTTGGCACCGCCGTCCGTCGGCTCACCGCGAACTTGCACCCACCGCGTTCGCCCGGTGGCCGTTATCACCCGCATTTCGACGTCGAACGGGTCGCCGTCGACCTTCGCACTCTCGATAGCTCCGTCGATGACAGAGCGGTCGTCCTCGTGAAAGAAGTCCCTGAGCCCGTCGATTGTCACCTCCGCGTCGGGCGGGATATCGACCAGCCGCTTGGTCCCGTCGGTCAGTCGTAGCTCGCCGGTTTCGTAGTCGACCTCCCAGCCGCCGATGTCGGCCAGTTGTTCGGTGCGTTCGAGGCGGTCGCGGCTCCGCTCTAACTCCTGGCGGTACTCGTAGGTCTCGGTGACGTCTCGGACGATTTTCGTGAAGGCTCTGAGCTCTCCGTCGTCGTCACGCAGCGCGCGGATGGTTACGTGCGCGAGGATGCGCGACCCGTCCTTCCGGACCCGCCACCCCTGTTCCTCGTAGCTTCCCTCGGACTCGGCGATCAAGAGCACTGTCTCGGGAGACGTGCCGTCTCCCTCGGTGGGATAAAAGACGGACAGATGGCGACCGATAATCTCGTCTCGCTCGTAGCCCTTTATCCGTCTCGCACCCTCGTTCCACGTCGCCACGAACCCGTCCGCGTCGAGGAGAAATATCGCGTATTCGGTCACCTCCTGAAAGAACTCTCGAAGGATGAGGTCAGATTCGATGTGTCTGGGCAACTTGCCCCGCTCTCTTGACATTATAAATTGATTACCATCCACATGGCCATAAACTGCTCGGCGGTTCGAGAGGTGAACGGGCGGGAGAGCGTCTCGTCCGGGCGGTGAACCATCCGTCAACGAACCGAGTGACGATTGACGATGGTCGTCTCGGCGACGAACGCCTGAACGAGACCCTACTGGTGGGCGCAGACCCTCTCCCGAGTTCGGGTTGGGCTAGTGGAGGGCGTCGTATCCCGGCCATCTCGTCCGCGGAGGGAGTCGCTACCGGTCCGGTCGGGTTCGACTGCCCCAGTCGTCCAGAAGTATTTAGCCGTCGG includes the following:
- a CDS encoding PAS domain S-box protein; this translates as MSRERGKLPRHIESDLILREFFQEVTEYAIFLLDADGFVATWNEGARRIKGYERDEIIGRHLSVFYPTEGDGTSPETVLLIAESEGSYEEQGWRVRKDGSRILAHVTIRALRDDDGELRAFTKIVRDVTETYEYRQELERSRDRLERTEQLADIGGWEVDYETGELRLTDGTKRLVDIPPDAEVTIDGLRDFFHEDDRSVIDGAIESAKVDGDPFDVEMRVITATGRTRWVQVRGEPTDGGANVRGAVRDISDRKEREERLMVLNRVLRHNLRNNLNVVSGYASELKRDLEALGTPSIDEGDYDRLHETLAKLSETTRGIDTELRTLDTLVAAASQFSAEVMVSKTDRIIENADSLVSTGEKARQFENAVEGSTDRHPVGVGDVFADLKQTYERKHPEAEIRIGQSEQTVLASTHSLYLALDELVQNAIVHNDEDRPVVAVWSRRLSGERVAIAVEDNGPGIPQTEREILKRGKETPLTHGSGMGLWTVHWFVTQFDGEVSISDRAEGGSTVELRLPALEN